One stretch of Brachyhypopomus gauderio isolate BG-103 chromosome 10, BGAUD_0.2, whole genome shotgun sequence DNA includes these proteins:
- the LOC143526155 gene encoding trace amine-associated receptor 6-like, protein MNNITVQYCFPNKNVSCIKEVRTGTGNIFLFILLSFISVCTVFLNLLVIISISHFKQLHTPTNLLILSLAVADLLVGLVVMPVNIMQLRDSCWYLGKMTCTVALVINLISMSSSVCNMVFIAIDRYIAISDPLLYSTKVTVCKMSLLIVLGWSCSLLYILMYFYFNNHLLQYQIVSRCYGECILVSKSSVATVDLVISFLCPCSVILVLYSRIFTLARRQAKAVRSVLNATSNEHRAKVFKFSNSKAAKTLGIVVGVYLSLWIPVSLCYLSFENITSMSLVWTVLSWLVCINSSVNPLIYAIFYPWFRASAKYIVTCRLICLYSLDSLKLLNYHGIATGV, encoded by the exons ATGAACAACATTACAGTTCAGTACTGCTTTCCTAACAAAAATGTATCATGTATAAAGGAGGTCAGAACAGGAACTGGGAATATATTCTTATTCATTCTTCTATCTTTTAtctctgtgtgtactgtgtttttgaacctgctggtgatcatctccatctctcacttcaAACAGCTCCACACTCCAACCAATCTGCTCATCCTCTCTCTGGCAGTAGCTGATCTTCTCGTGGGTCTGGTTGTTATGCCTGTGAATATAATGCAACTAAGAGACAGCTGTTGGTATCTTGGTAAAATGACATGCACAGTTGCTCTAGTAATCAATTTGATCTCAATGTCATCATCTGTGTGTAATATGGTTTTCATTGCAATTGACAGGTACATTGCTATCAGTGACCCTCTGTTGTATTCCACTAAAGTCACAGTGTGTAAAATGTCTTTATTAATAGTTCTAGGCTGGTCTTGTTCTCTGTTGTATATCCTGATGTATTTCTACTTTAACAATCATCTTCTTCAGTATCAGATCGTGAGCAGATGCTATGGGGAGTGTATTTTAGTCTCAAAATCTTCTGTGGCAACTGTTGATCTAGTGATTTCATTTCTGTGCCCATGTTCAGTTATACTTGTATTGTATTCAAGGATTTTTACTTTGGCAAGACGTCAAGCTAAAGCTGTGAGATCTGTGTTGAATGCTACCTCAAACGAACACAGAGCCAAAGTTTTTAAGTTTTCTAATTCTAAAGCAGCAAAAACACTGGGCATTGTTGTTGgtgtttatctctctctctggatacCTGTTAGTCTATGTTATCTGTCATTTGAAAATATCACGTCTATGTCATTAGTGTGGACTGTTCTTAGCTGGCTTGTATGCATCAATTCTTCTGTCAATCCCCTAATTTATGCTATATTTTATCCATGGTTCAGAGCATCAGCTAAGTACATTGTGACTTGTAGACT AATTTGTCTTTACTCTTTAGACtctttaaaattattaaacTATCATGGCATTGCCACTGGTGTATAG